The following proteins come from a genomic window of Nocardioides albertanoniae:
- a CDS encoding TetR/AcrR family transcriptional regulator, with product MSTATPPHNARERQKRERRMALIEAAQRLVGERGLDEVTVEEISAEAGLSTRTFFNYFDTKDDAVLGIQEVELDAEVRAQFVSGGPSGRLMSDLESLVAGFLRDGAPNIEQGERAMRLMASDPRLVQRHIAWHQRVIGELEELLAERRTARPSPVDDDTIGMVAGLLMRASALAWARSGYEGDPTAHLPEAVAQLRLLVAD from the coding sequence GTGTCTACCGCAACCCCACCTCACAACGCCCGCGAGCGCCAGAAGCGGGAGCGCCGGATGGCGCTGATCGAGGCGGCCCAGCGACTGGTGGGCGAGCGTGGCCTCGACGAGGTCACCGTCGAGGAGATCAGCGCCGAGGCCGGGTTGTCGACGCGCACGTTCTTCAACTACTTCGACACCAAGGACGACGCCGTGCTGGGCATCCAGGAGGTCGAGCTCGACGCCGAGGTGCGTGCGCAGTTCGTCTCCGGCGGGCCGTCGGGCCGGCTGATGAGCGACCTGGAGTCGCTCGTGGCCGGCTTCCTGCGAGACGGCGCCCCCAACATCGAGCAGGGCGAGCGGGCGATGCGGCTGATGGCCTCCGACCCGCGCCTCGTGCAGAGGCACATCGCCTGGCACCAGCGCGTGATCGGCGAGCTCGAGGAGCTGCTCGCCGAGCGACGTACGGCACGGCCCTCCCCCGTCGACGACGACACGATCGGGATGGTCGCCGGCCTGCTGATGCGGGCCAGCGCGCTCGCCTGGGCACGATCGGGCTACGAAGGCGACCCGACCGCGCACCTGCCCGAGGCCGTCGCCCAGCTCCGACTGCTGGTCGCCGACTAG
- a CDS encoding alpha/beta hydrolase: MTSPAPTYVLVHGAFANSFSFAPLQAELALRGHRSLAVDLPGHGFGATFPAAYQAPQDLAALATAPGAIKGVSLADNVAHLVSVLERAKEHGPVIVVAHSRGGVTLTAAANKRPDLIDAMVYVSAWAPVELDAAAYNAEPEMASFDPTALIAAAAADPADVGLLRCNFRTASAEVLAGFKHAFMADGTDDEFRTFLNTFQPDENLDPGGPDDRAQAETWGTLPRTFVRLSDDVSMPPAMQDRLIREGDALTPDNPYDVHTLASSHLGWLVRPAAAADLLAGLHVETSAR; encoded by the coding sequence ATGACTTCCCCCGCGCCGACGTACGTCCTGGTCCACGGCGCCTTCGCCAACTCGTTCTCCTTCGCTCCGCTGCAGGCCGAGCTGGCCCTGCGCGGGCACCGCTCGCTGGCGGTCGACCTTCCCGGGCACGGCTTCGGCGCGACCTTCCCGGCCGCCTACCAGGCGCCCCAGGATCTCGCCGCGCTGGCGACGGCGCCGGGCGCGATCAAGGGCGTGAGCCTCGCCGACAACGTGGCTCACCTGGTCTCGGTGCTCGAGCGCGCCAAGGAGCACGGGCCGGTGATCGTGGTCGCCCACAGCCGCGGCGGGGTCACCCTGACGGCCGCGGCCAACAAGCGCCCCGACCTGATCGACGCGATGGTCTACGTCTCGGCCTGGGCGCCGGTGGAGCTCGATGCCGCTGCCTACAACGCCGAGCCGGAGATGGCCTCGTTCGACCCCACCGCGCTGATCGCCGCCGCGGCTGCCGACCCGGCCGACGTCGGCCTGTTGCGCTGCAACTTCCGCACCGCCTCAGCCGAGGTGCTGGCCGGCTTCAAGCACGCGTTCATGGCCGACGGCACCGACGACGAGTTCCGTACGTTCCTCAACACCTTCCAGCCCGACGAGAACCTCGACCCCGGCGGCCCCGACGACCGGGCCCAGGCAGAGACGTGGGGCACCCTGCCGCGTACGTTCGTGCGCCTCAGCGACGACGTCAGCATGCCGCCGGCGATGCAGGACCGGCTCATCCGAGAGGGTGACGCGCTCACCCCCGACAACCCCTACGACGTGCACACGCTCGCCTCCAGCCACCTCGGCTGGCTGGTCAGGCCGGCCGCCGCGGCCGACCTGCTGGCAGGCCTGCACGTGGAGACGTCCGCCCGGTAA
- a CDS encoding MDR family MFS transporter produces the protein MSHTVAPDAPDKPLIVLTPRTVWLIFGALMASMFLSSLDQTIVSTAMPTIVGELDGVEHQGWVITSYIMAIAIVMPLYGKFGDLWGRRWPFLIAVGLFTLGSLFGGLAQTFPELVAARGLQGLGGGGLMILSQAIIADIVPASERGKYMGPMGALFGISAVIGPLLGGWLTDGPGWRWTFWINVPVGIIALVVAWYALKLPSHRSNRPVDWLGIMFMVLSTCGIVLLTSWESLGNDGYDWTSPQLLGLVVGTLAAVAAFIVTETLAPEPLIPLRLFKNPTFTVTTLIGLVLGMGMFSAMAMLPTFLQMSTGASITGSGLLMLPMMVGLMLTAIVSGIMISKTGRYKIFPIVGLLVTAAGIAWMTTITGDMSMVVFGAMIFVLGAGMGLVMQTIVLAVQNSVDPHELGTATSANNFFREIGATVGTALFTTVFTTRLSDNFEGLAAKMASSQMLPADGAGFSGGSLTPAAVEKLPEPVHGWVVDAFTEALAPAFWYLVPLVLFGFALALFLKEVKLSDQAGMVARGEAVAG, from the coding sequence ATGAGTCACACGGTCGCGCCCGATGCGCCCGACAAGCCGCTGATCGTGCTCACGCCGCGTACGGTCTGGCTGATCTTCGGGGCCCTGATGGCCTCGATGTTCCTCTCCTCCCTCGACCAGACGATCGTGTCGACGGCAATGCCGACGATCGTCGGTGAGCTCGACGGGGTCGAGCACCAGGGGTGGGTGATCACCTCCTACATCATGGCGATCGCGATCGTGATGCCCCTCTACGGAAAGTTCGGCGACCTGTGGGGCCGTCGCTGGCCCTTCCTGATCGCGGTCGGGCTCTTCACCCTCGGCTCGCTCTTCGGCGGTCTCGCGCAGACCTTCCCCGAGCTGGTCGCCGCGCGCGGTCTCCAGGGCCTCGGCGGCGGCGGGCTGATGATCCTGTCGCAGGCGATCATCGCCGACATCGTGCCGGCCTCCGAGCGTGGCAAGTACATGGGCCCGATGGGTGCGCTCTTCGGTATCTCCGCGGTCATCGGCCCGCTGCTCGGTGGCTGGCTCACCGACGGTCCCGGCTGGCGCTGGACCTTCTGGATCAACGTGCCGGTCGGCATCATCGCGCTCGTCGTGGCCTGGTACGCCCTCAAGCTGCCCTCGCACCGCTCCAACCGGCCCGTCGACTGGCTCGGGATCATGTTCATGGTGCTCTCCACCTGCGGCATCGTGCTGCTGACCTCGTGGGAGTCGCTGGGCAACGACGGCTACGACTGGACCTCGCCGCAGCTGCTCGGCCTGGTCGTCGGCACGCTCGCCGCGGTGGCCGCCTTCATCGTGACCGAGACCCTGGCACCGGAGCCGCTGATCCCGCTGCGCCTCTTCAAGAACCCCACCTTCACCGTGACCACGCTGATCGGCCTGGTGCTCGGGATGGGCATGTTCTCGGCGATGGCGATGCTGCCGACCTTCCTGCAGATGTCGACCGGCGCCTCGATCACCGGCTCCGGCCTGCTGATGCTGCCGATGATGGTCGGTCTGATGCTGACCGCGATCGTCTCCGGCATCATGATCTCCAAGACGGGTCGCTACAAGATCTTCCCGATCGTCGGGCTGCTCGTCACCGCCGCCGGCATCGCCTGGATGACCACGATCACCGGCGACATGTCGATGGTCGTCTTCGGGGCGATGATCTTCGTGCTCGGCGCCGGGATGGGCCTGGTCATGCAGACCATCGTGCTGGCCGTGCAGAACTCCGTCGACCCGCACGAGCTCGGCACCGCGACCTCGGCGAACAACTTCTTCCGGGAGATCGGTGCGACCGTCGGCACGGCGCTGTTCACGACCGTGTTCACCACCCGGCTGAGCGACAACTTCGAGGGGCTGGCGGCGAAGATGGCCTCCTCCCAGATGTTGCCGGCCGACGGCGCCGGTTTCTCCGGCGGCAGCCTCACCCCGGCCGCGGTCGAGAAGCTTCCCGAGCCCGTGCACGGCTGGGTCGTCGACGCCTTCACCGAGGCGCTCGCGCCCGCGTTCTGGTATCTCGTGCCGCTGGTGCTCTTCGGCTTCGCGCTCGCACTGTTCCTCAAGGAGGTCAAGCTCTCCGACCAGGCGGGCATGGTCGCCCGTGGTGAGGCTGTCGCCGGCTGA